One genomic region from Haloarcula taiwanensis encodes:
- a CDS encoding preprotein translocase subunit SecD produces MSTLKENWRVVALVTLLLLSAIALFVPGVPPGTSDTEGAGAADQSTNLQYGIQLSGGTRIQAPIVGTTAEGVDVAPADETALEQSVSNRLGVDSIDVRASNRTETVEVFARNVSESDVQSALEAEGYEPSEVRSGVTRETRENMVSVINDKLRESALTGGSVQQVSSPGGRSFISVTAPDRGREELIGLLEERGVVRVYAVHDNTENGSYVREEVLSQEDLRAGSAQRSETQGTHVPVTVKQSAAERYANDMVEAGFGSGSTCRRSDYDHDNLQNSQADCLVTTLNGEPVFVGGVDPGLGQSYQNGEFVNNPQFIMRTSNMSEATELELALKAGRLPAPLNFDNAESQTLSSALAQEFQQRSLLTGILAVIAVSLVVYLRYGRPEVALPMIVTALSEVFILLGFVAFVQYPLNLSHLAGFIAVIGTGVDDLIIIADEILQQGKVETGRVFQSRFRKAFWVIGAAAATTIVAMSPLMVLSLGDLSGFAIITIVGVLVGVLVTRPAYGDILRSLVLDED; encoded by the coding sequence ATGAGCACACTCAAGGAAAACTGGCGCGTCGTTGCGCTGGTCACGCTGTTGCTACTCAGCGCCATTGCGCTGTTCGTCCCCGGCGTTCCGCCAGGGACCTCGGATACTGAAGGGGCCGGGGCCGCCGACCAATCGACGAACCTCCAGTACGGCATCCAGTTGAGTGGCGGCACACGCATCCAGGCACCAATCGTCGGTACCACTGCGGAAGGTGTGGATGTTGCGCCCGCGGATGAGACGGCCCTCGAACAGTCCGTCTCGAACCGACTTGGCGTCGATTCAATCGACGTACGCGCCTCGAATCGGACTGAAACCGTCGAAGTGTTTGCGAGGAACGTCAGCGAGTCGGACGTCCAGTCCGCGCTCGAAGCCGAGGGGTACGAACCAAGCGAGGTCCGGTCCGGCGTGACCCGGGAGACCCGCGAAAATATGGTATCGGTCATCAACGACAAACTGCGGGAATCAGCCCTGACCGGTGGTTCTGTCCAGCAGGTAAGTTCTCCTGGCGGTCGGAGTTTCATTAGCGTCACGGCCCCGGACAGGGGGCGTGAGGAACTCATCGGCCTGCTCGAAGAACGGGGTGTCGTCCGCGTGTACGCCGTTCACGATAACACTGAGAATGGATCCTACGTCCGCGAAGAGGTTCTTTCGCAGGAGGATCTGCGGGCCGGATCAGCGCAGCGAAGCGAAACGCAGGGAACGCACGTCCCGGTGACGGTCAAACAGAGCGCCGCCGAGCGTTACGCGAACGACATGGTCGAGGCCGGCTTCGGTAGCGGGTCGACCTGCCGTCGCTCGGATTACGACCACGATAACCTCCAGAACTCGCAGGCAGACTGTCTGGTGACGACGCTGAACGGCGAACCGGTGTTCGTCGGCGGCGTCGACCCGGGACTTGGCCAGTCCTACCAGAACGGTGAGTTCGTCAACAACCCGCAGTTCATCATGCGGACCAGCAATATGTCCGAGGCGACCGAGCTGGAACTCGCGCTGAAGGCCGGCCGGCTGCCGGCTCCGCTCAACTTCGACAACGCCGAAAGCCAGACGCTCTCGTCTGCGCTCGCTCAGGAGTTCCAGCAGCGCTCCCTCCTGACGGGCATTCTCGCCGTCATCGCGGTGAGTCTGGTAGTGTATCTCCGGTACGGGCGTCCCGAGGTCGCCCTGCCGATGATCGTCACGGCGCTGTCGGAGGTGTTCATCCTCCTCGGGTTCGTCGCCTTCGTCCAGTATCCGCTGAACCTCTCGCATCTGGCCGGGTTCATCGCGGTCATCGGCACGGGGGTGGACGACCTCATTATCATCGCCGACGAGATACTTCAACAGGGGAAAGTCGAGACCGGACGCGTGTTCCAGAGTCGCTTCCGCAAGGCGTTCTGGGTCATCGGCGCGGCCGCAGCGACGACCATCGTCGCCATGAGTCCGCTGATGGTCCTCTCTCTGGGCGACCTCTCCGGGTTCGCCATCATCACAATCGTCGGCGTGCTGGTCGGGGTTCTGGTGACACGGCCGGCCTACGGTGATATCCTTCGGAGTCTCGTGCTGGACGAGGACTGA
- a CDS encoding ribonuclease HII — translation MQFGVDEAGKGPVLGSMFAAAVRADPAVLPDGVGDSKDIRPERRERLAEEIRELADAVGVAEIPVERIDADGTDMNTLTVEGQAAALSEVARDDLSGMVDAGDTDAVRFGHRVAEAVDADVTVRAEHGADETDPVVGAASIIAKVARDTHVADLAGEYGDVGSGYPSDPTTRAFLADYVERHGELPACARRSWSTCDDVLAAAEQASLGEF, via the coding sequence ATGCAATTTGGCGTCGACGAGGCCGGCAAAGGGCCGGTTCTGGGGTCGATGTTCGCCGCTGCTGTCAGGGCCGACCCAGCAGTCCTACCCGATGGTGTTGGTGACTCGAAAGACATCAGACCGGAGCGACGCGAACGGTTAGCCGAGGAAATCCGCGAGTTGGCAGACGCTGTCGGCGTCGCCGAGATTCCGGTCGAACGCATCGACGCCGACGGGACGGACATGAACACGCTGACTGTTGAGGGGCAGGCAGCGGCACTCTCAGAAGTGGCCCGAGACGACCTGTCGGGCATGGTCGACGCCGGTGACACCGACGCGGTGCGGTTCGGCCACCGGGTCGCGGAGGCGGTCGACGCCGACGTAACCGTGCGGGCAGAACACGGGGCCGACGAGACGGACCCGGTGGTCGGCGCGGCCTCGATTATTGCGAAGGTGGCCCGTGACACACACGTCGCGGACCTGGCCGGTGAGTACGGCGACGTGGGGTCGGGCTACCCCAGCGACCCGACGACGCGAGCGTTCCTGGCGGACTACGTCGAGCGCCACGGCGAGCTACCGGCGTGTGCTCGTCGGTCGTGGTCGACGTGTGACGACGTGCTGGCCGCGGCGGAACAGGCGTCGCTGGGCGAGTTCTGA
- a CDS encoding tRNA pseudouridine(54/55) synthase Pus10, with product MSILEDARAALATGPLCDSCLGRLFADRSFGLANAERGHALRVTVALADDDPFEEGEDCWVCEGECDRFDWWAEQAASAVRGYEFDTYQVGTKVPPLLEENDELLREDVGLDPDAGEALKTELNREVGKRIGDLTGAEVEFGRPAVQLTLDLATDEVETHVNSAFVYGRYRKLERDIPQTKWPCNDCNGTGLWQGEPCDGCGGSGYRYDESVEQLSAPVVREAMDGEEAVFHGAGREDVDALMLDSGRPFVIEVMEPRKRDVDTDDLEADINAFADGKVEVTDLHLATHEMVERVKELDASKTYRMDVEFGEPVDADALRDALAELDGTTIEQETPQRVTHRRADITRTRTVYDAEGELTDERHAELRIHGEGGLYVKELVSSDEGRTEPSLAGLLDTDAVVTALDVIDVQGEDEPFAKAEYLKE from the coding sequence ATGAGCATACTTGAGGACGCCCGTGCGGCGCTTGCGACCGGGCCGCTATGTGATTCCTGTCTCGGCCGGCTCTTCGCCGACCGGAGCTTCGGGCTGGCTAACGCCGAGCGAGGCCACGCCCTGCGGGTGACGGTCGCGCTCGCGGACGACGACCCCTTCGAGGAAGGCGAGGACTGCTGGGTCTGTGAAGGCGAGTGCGACCGCTTCGACTGGTGGGCCGAGCAGGCCGCAAGCGCCGTCCGCGGCTACGAGTTCGACACCTATCAGGTCGGGACGAAGGTGCCGCCGCTGCTCGAAGAGAACGACGAACTGCTCCGAGAGGACGTGGGCCTCGACCCCGACGCCGGCGAAGCGCTGAAGACCGAACTCAACCGCGAGGTCGGCAAACGAATCGGTGACCTGACCGGCGCGGAGGTGGAGTTTGGCCGCCCAGCGGTCCAGCTCACACTCGACCTCGCAACGGACGAAGTGGAGACACACGTCAACTCGGCGTTTGTCTACGGCCGCTACCGCAAGCTCGAACGCGACATTCCACAGACGAAGTGGCCCTGCAACGACTGCAACGGGACCGGGCTGTGGCAGGGCGAGCCTTGCGACGGCTGTGGCGGTAGCGGGTATCGCTACGACGAGAGCGTCGAACAGTTGTCCGCCCCTGTCGTCCGCGAGGCGATGGATGGCGAGGAAGCCGTGTTCCACGGTGCCGGTCGGGAAGACGTCGACGCGCTGATGCTCGACTCCGGCCGCCCGTTCGTCATCGAGGTGATGGAGCCCCGAAAACGCGACGTGGACACCGACGACCTCGAAGCCGACATCAACGCCTTCGCCGACGGGAAAGTCGAGGTGACGGACCTCCACCTGGCGACCCACGAGATGGTCGAGCGCGTCAAGGAACTGGACGCCTCGAAGACCTACCGGATGGACGTGGAGTTCGGGGAGCCGGTCGACGCCGACGCTCTGCGGGACGCGCTTGCCGAACTGGACGGCACCACGATTGAGCAGGAGACACCCCAGCGGGTCACCCACCGCCGGGCCGACATCACCCGGACGCGGACGGTGTACGACGCCGAGGGCGAACTGACCGACGAGCGCCACGCCGAACTCCGCATCCACGGCGAGGGCGGCCTGTACGTGAAGGAACTCGTCTCCAGCGACGAGGGCCGCACGGAGCCGAGCCTGGCCGGCCTGCTCGACACCGACGCCGTGGTGACCGCCCTCGACGTAATCGACGTACAGGGCGAGGACGAGCCGTTCGCGAAAGCCGAGTACCTCAAGGAGTAG
- a CDS encoding mechanosensitive ion channel protein MscS, whose amino-acid sequence MQLGSGAVDLLSGLPAWQGFLLLVGGGVVLALSIRVVGDRLLRQVTPRIEGDVDDIVFRGIHTAMYVTVGLGGAYAGAQIYDVRPAVAVSLGAGTLSLVVIVWMVTLLRIGRQASAIATDSAYIDRQMVPILQNIWSAVVSGGGILLLLVLWDIDVTPLLASAGIMGIIVGLAARDTLANFFGSLSLYLDGTYAVGDFVVLESGERGRVEDISVRSTVIRTRDDILVTVPNSKLNNAAIVNESTPRRKRRIRVPVGVAYGTDIDRVEGILLELAEAEALVQDRPNPRVRFREFGDSALNFELLCWVGNPALTARATHELNSAIYKGFQAEGVEIPFPQRSISISAEEIPGELFDQAQSKSKATDDGGMTGE is encoded by the coding sequence ATGCAACTGGGAAGCGGTGCGGTGGACCTGCTGTCGGGGCTGCCGGCCTGGCAGGGGTTTCTGCTACTCGTCGGCGGCGGGGTCGTCCTCGCGCTGAGCATTCGCGTGGTCGGCGACCGACTGCTCAGACAGGTCACGCCCCGCATCGAGGGCGATGTCGACGACATCGTCTTCCGTGGAATTCACACTGCGATGTACGTCACGGTCGGTCTCGGTGGCGCGTACGCCGGGGCACAGATTTACGACGTACGCCCGGCCGTCGCTGTCTCACTGGGAGCCGGCACACTCTCGCTGGTCGTCATCGTCTGGATGGTGACGCTGCTGCGCATCGGCCGCCAGGCGTCCGCCATCGCGACGGACTCGGCGTATATCGACCGCCAGATGGTCCCCATCCTCCAGAACATCTGGAGCGCGGTCGTCTCCGGCGGGGGCATCCTGCTCTTGCTGGTCCTCTGGGACATCGACGTCACACCGCTATTGGCCTCGGCGGGGATTATGGGTATCATCGTCGGCCTGGCGGCCCGGGATACGCTGGCGAACTTCTTTGGCTCGCTGTCGCTGTATCTCGATGGAACGTACGCAGTCGGCGACTTCGTTGTCCTCGAAAGTGGTGAACGCGGCCGCGTCGAGGATATCTCCGTCCGTTCGACGGTCATCCGCACCCGCGACGACATCCTCGTCACTGTCCCGAACTCGAAGCTCAACAACGCCGCCATCGTCAACGAGTCGACGCCGCGGCGCAAGCGCCGGATTCGCGTCCCCGTCGGCGTCGCCTACGGGACGGACATCGACCGGGTCGAAGGAATCCTCCTAGAATTAGCCGAAGCCGAGGCCCTCGTACAGGACCGACCGAACCCGCGAGTCCGGTTCCGGGAGTTCGGGGACTCCGCGTTAAACTTCGAACTGCTGTGCTGGGTCGGCAACCCGGCCCTGACGGCCAGGGCGACACACGAACTCAACAGCGCGATATACAAGGGGTTCCAGGCCGAGGGCGTCGAAATCCCGTTCCCCCAGCGGTCTATCTCCATCTCAGCCGAAGAGATTCCGGGCGAGCTATTCGATCAGGCGCAGTCGAAGAGCAAAGCCACAGACGACGGCGGCATGACCGGCGAGTGA
- a CDS encoding UDP-diphosphatase — protein MNPILVAILLGLLQGVLEWIPVSSEGGVALASTVVTGVSPAASTRLALFLHAGTAVAAAAYYRTEVRTILRSIRRLSRRPFADETADLSFLVVATAATAVTGLPAYLVLDAAVSNLEGGLFLALVGGLLVLTGLLQRFAVALSLGERAVPDWVDAVLVGVLQGLAILPGVSRSGTTVSALLLRGHEGESSLRLSFLLSIPAALGANALVLVDDGIPAIDPLPAVVALAVSAVVGYLTVDALVRLVRQVPFWAVCTVFGGLGVVGGLLVAL, from the coding sequence ATGAACCCGATTCTCGTCGCTATTCTGCTGGGTCTGCTGCAAGGGGTGCTTGAGTGGATTCCGGTCTCCAGCGAGGGCGGCGTCGCACTCGCCTCGACGGTGGTCACGGGCGTCTCGCCCGCCGCTTCGACCCGCCTCGCGCTCTTTCTCCACGCCGGGACGGCGGTTGCGGCCGCGGCCTACTACCGCACTGAGGTCCGAACCATCCTCCGTTCGATTCGACGGCTCTCCCGTCGCCCGTTCGCCGACGAGACGGCCGACCTCTCGTTTCTCGTCGTCGCCACGGCGGCGACCGCCGTCACCGGCCTCCCGGCGTATCTGGTGCTCGACGCGGCTGTCTCAAATCTTGAAGGCGGGCTCTTTCTGGCGCTGGTCGGCGGCCTGCTCGTGCTGACGGGCCTGCTCCAGCGGTTCGCCGTCGCGCTGTCGCTCGGCGAGCGGGCGGTTCCCGACTGGGTCGACGCCGTCCTCGTCGGGGTCTTGCAGGGGCTGGCTATCCTCCCCGGCGTCTCCCGGTCGGGGACGACGGTGAGCGCGCTGTTGCTCCGGGGCCACGAGGGCGAGTCGTCGCTTCGCCTCTCGTTCCTGCTGTCGATTCCGGCCGCGCTCGGCGCGAACGCGCTGGTGCTGGTCGACGACGGCATCCCTGCAATCGACCCGCTGCCGGCTGTCGTCGCCCTGGCCGTCAGCGCTGTCGTCGGCTATCTCACCGTCGACGCGCTAGTCCGACTGGTGCGGCAGGTCCCGTTCTGGGCAGTCTGTACGGTGTTTGGTGGTCTTGGCGTCGTCGGCGGCCTGCTCGTCGCGCTGTGA
- a CDS encoding universal stress protein UspA — MYDNILVPTDGSETAENAVDQAVDIASKYGATVHALYVVDVDATSYSLGTEQVDRIRQGYLDEMTEVKADADEATGYVRDRAAEHGIEVKEHVTAGEPARAIRKFVEDNDIDLVVMGSHGRSGLKRVILGSVTEKVLRRTRLPILVVDVHGDTDIEA, encoded by the coding sequence ATGTACGACAACATCCTCGTTCCGACGGACGGCAGCGAAACCGCGGAAAACGCGGTCGACCAAGCAGTCGACATCGCCTCGAAGTACGGCGCGACAGTCCATGCGCTGTACGTCGTCGACGTCGACGCGACCAGCTACTCGCTGGGGACAGAGCAGGTCGACCGTATCCGACAGGGGTACCTCGACGAGATGACCGAGGTGAAAGCCGACGCAGACGAAGCCACCGGCTACGTCCGCGACCGGGCCGCCGAACACGGCATCGAAGTCAAAGAACACGTTACCGCCGGCGAGCCAGCCCGCGCCATCCGGAAGTTCGTCGAGGACAACGACATCGACCTCGTCGTGATGGGGTCACACGGTCGCTCTGGCCTCAAGCGTGTCATTCTCGGTAGCGTCACGGAGAAGGTACTGCGCCGAACGCGGCTGCCGATACTGGTCGTCGACGTGCACGGTGACACGGACATCGAGGCGTGA
- a CDS encoding cation acetate symporter: MTVPLQAEALDISFKLVPAIIVFLMMASFLVIGYVFKVADTEGMWVAGRGIGNIENGMAIGANWMSAASYLGLAGLVALSGFYGLAFIVGWTTGYFVLLIFLAAQMRRFGKYTAPDFVGDRFNSPTARALAAFTTLLIAYVYSVGQARGMGLVGQYVFGLDIIPMIVVMMTITVGYLALSGMLGATKNMAVQYTILIVAFLAGVYVVGFSQGYSTILPQIEYGALIADLGREFSAPFVNQPFYLWIATAFSLIVGTCGLPHVLVRFYTVRSERVARWSCVWGLFFILLLYWASPAMAAFGVDLFQTTTGASAYAAEGGMSGAEGDVIVVLAAQFADLPTWFVGLVAAGAMAAAIATTAGLFITASSAVAHDIYTELINPDATQRQQVLIGRGTIIGMGALVTVTAFNPPALIGELVAYAFSLAGTVLFPMFFLGLWWENTNRQGALAGMVLGLLIWITSIINSVLPSYIGALEAIAGEGGALVPIYAQYVPPIGAALIGTPLVFIVTIAVSLATPEPPLETKKMVRQCHSPEPMGQQETAADVVGDNTGGGTPADD, from the coding sequence GTGACGGTCCCGCTACAGGCCGAAGCGCTCGACATCTCGTTCAAGCTCGTCCCGGCGATCATCGTCTTCCTGATGATGGCCTCGTTCCTCGTCATCGGCTACGTGTTCAAAGTGGCCGACACGGAGGGAATGTGGGTCGCGGGCCGCGGCATCGGCAACATCGAGAACGGGATGGCCATCGGTGCGAACTGGATGTCCGCCGCCTCGTATCTGGGACTCGCCGGACTAGTTGCGCTCTCTGGCTTCTACGGGCTGGCGTTCATCGTCGGCTGGACGACCGGATACTTCGTCCTGCTCATATTCCTGGCGGCACAGATGCGCCGGTTCGGGAAGTACACCGCGCCGGACTTCGTCGGCGACCGGTTCAATTCGCCAACCGCCCGCGCGCTAGCCGCGTTCACTACGCTACTCATCGCGTACGTCTACTCCGTTGGTCAGGCCCGCGGCATGGGGCTGGTCGGTCAGTACGTCTTCGGCCTTGACATCATCCCGATGATCGTCGTGATGATGACCATTACCGTCGGCTACCTCGCGCTCTCGGGAATGCTAGGCGCGACGAAGAACATGGCCGTCCAGTACACCATCCTCATCGTCGCGTTCCTTGCCGGCGTGTACGTCGTCGGCTTCTCGCAGGGGTACTCGACGATACTCCCGCAGATAGAGTACGGCGCGCTGATTGCCGACCTCGGTCGCGAGTTCTCCGCACCGTTCGTGAACCAGCCGTTCTACCTCTGGATCGCGACAGCGTTCTCGCTCATTGTTGGGACCTGTGGCCTCCCGCACGTCCTCGTCCGGTTCTACACGGTCAGGAGCGAGCGCGTCGCCCGCTGGTCCTGTGTGTGGGGGCTGTTCTTCATCCTCCTGCTCTACTGGGCGTCGCCCGCGATGGCAGCCTTCGGCGTCGACCTGTTCCAGACGACGACGGGCGCGAGCGCATACGCTGCTGAAGGCGGGATGTCTGGCGCTGAGGGTGACGTGATCGTCGTCCTCGCCGCGCAGTTCGCCGACCTCCCGACGTGGTTCGTCGGCCTCGTCGCGGCCGGTGCGATGGCCGCCGCCATTGCGACGACCGCCGGGCTGTTCATCACAGCCTCCTCTGCGGTCGCACACGACATCTACACCGAACTGATCAACCCTGACGCGACCCAGCGCCAGCAGGTGCTCATCGGTCGCGGAACGATCATCGGCATGGGCGCGCTGGTGACGGTGACCGCGTTCAACCCACCGGCGCTCATCGGCGAACTGGTCGCCTACGCGTTTTCACTCGCGGGCACCGTGCTGTTCCCGATGTTCTTCCTCGGCCTCTGGTGGGAGAACACGAACCGACAGGGTGCACTGGCCGGGATGGTGCTCGGCCTGCTCATCTGGATTACCTCGATCATCAACAGCGTCCTGCCGAGCTACATCGGCGCGCTCGAAGCGATTGCCGGCGAAGGTGGGGCACTCGTTCCGATATACGCCCAGTACGTCCCACCCATCGGCGCTGCGCTGATCGGGACGCCGCTCGTGTTCATCGTCACTATCGCCGTCTCGCTTGCGACGCCCGAACCGCCACTGGAGACGAAGAAGATGGTGCGACAGTGTCACAGCCCCGAACCAATGGGACAGCAGGAGACTGCCGCAGACGTCGTCGGCGACAACACCGGCGGCGGCACCCCCGCAGACGACTAA
- a CDS encoding sodium:solute symporter gives MSRDTPADREESIIQPDGGTEPAHEDIDYLDREVNLLRPSTPFMRDHLKIIWSSFVLWALVVFGPVTLTALAPEMMTVQTPLFGFPLHYFLVSFGAPTGALILATVYTRYRDRLDQKYGIDPDAVESTAPETGEAAATDGGVEQ, from the coding sequence ATGTCAAGAGACACGCCTGCGGACCGAGAAGAGTCAATTATCCAACCGGACGGTGGTACAGAGCCCGCCCATGAGGACATCGACTACCTCGACAGGGAGGTGAACCTGTTACGGCCAAGCACACCGTTTATGCGCGACCATCTGAAGATCATCTGGAGCAGTTTCGTGCTCTGGGCGTTGGTCGTGTTCGGGCCGGTGACGCTGACCGCACTTGCGCCGGAGATGATGACCGTGCAGACGCCCCTGTTCGGCTTCCCGCTGCACTACTTCCTCGTCTCGTTCGGTGCGCCCACGGGCGCGCTGATCCTGGCGACGGTCTACACCCGTTACCGGGACCGGCTCGACCAGAAGTACGGCATCGACCCCGATGCCGTCGAGAGTACGGCTCCGGAGACCGGCGAGGCAGCGGCCACTGACGGAGGTGTCGAACAGTGA
- a CDS encoding acetate--CoA ligase, with the protein MSDEDVQLEARLEEQEVFEPPESFVEQANVTDEGIYDEFEENWPECWEGAADLLDWEEEYDQVLDDSNPPFYEWFTDGTLNASANCLDRHLEERGDEAAIEWVGEPVEEDNITYTYEELHQKVNEFAAGLREMGVGEDDVVTMYMPMIPQLPIAMLACARIGAPHSVVFAGFSADALATRMNSADSEYLVTCDGYYRRGDPLDHLDKANEGLSGVDHEVERAIVAERLMDGDEFDHDYADNQVAFEDVIADNEGATVEPVDRDAEDMLFLMYTSGTTGKPKGVKHSTGGYLAWAAWTSQAVLDIKPEDTYFCSADIGWITGHSYIVYGPLALGTTTMMYEGTPDYPDKDRLWEIVEEYEADQLYTAPTAIRAFMKWGKEYPEKHDLSSLRLLGTVGEPINPRAWKWYYKHIGGEECPVVDTWWQTETGGMMITTLPGIKDMKPGSAGPPLPGNDVRIVDTEGDEVEPGRAGYLTVNKPWPGMLRTLYKNDERFISEYWAEYSDTDSDDSDDWVYFPEDGAKIDEDGYITVLGRVDDVINVSGHRLGTMEIESAIVGVEGVAEAAVVGGDHDIKGEAVYAYVITEDGYEETDELRSAIIDGVEDAIGPIARPEAVIFTPELPKTRSGKIMRRLLEDIANGEELGDTSTLRNPDVVSDIETKVQGD; encoded by the coding sequence ATGTCAGATGAAGATGTCCAACTCGAAGCACGGCTCGAAGAGCAGGAGGTTTTCGAGCCCCCGGAGTCGTTCGTCGAGCAGGCGAACGTCACGGACGAGGGTATCTACGACGAGTTCGAAGAGAACTGGCCGGAGTGCTGGGAGGGTGCCGCCGACCTTCTCGACTGGGAGGAGGAGTACGATCAGGTACTCGACGATTCGAACCCGCCGTTCTACGAGTGGTTCACGGACGGGACGCTAAACGCCTCGGCCAACTGCCTCGACCGCCATCTTGAGGAGCGCGGCGACGAGGCCGCTATCGAGTGGGTCGGTGAGCCGGTCGAAGAAGACAATATCACCTACACATACGAGGAACTCCATCAGAAGGTCAACGAGTTCGCGGCCGGTCTGCGTGAGATGGGTGTCGGCGAAGACGACGTCGTGACGATGTACATGCCGATGATTCCGCAGCTCCCCATCGCCATGCTGGCCTGTGCCCGCATCGGCGCGCCCCACTCCGTCGTATTCGCCGGCTTCTCTGCGGACGCGCTTGCGACGCGGATGAACTCCGCTGATTCTGAGTATCTTGTTACCTGCGACGGCTACTACCGCCGCGGCGACCCGCTCGATCACCTCGACAAGGCCAACGAGGGCCTGAGTGGCGTCGACCACGAGGTCGAACGCGCCATCGTCGCCGAGCGCCTGATGGACGGCGACGAGTTCGATCACGACTACGCGGACAACCAGGTCGCCTTCGAAGACGTCATCGCCGACAACGAGGGCGCGACTGTCGAGCCGGTCGACCGCGACGCCGAGGACATGCTCTTTCTCATGTACACCTCCGGGACGACCGGGAAGCCGAAAGGCGTCAAACACTCCACCGGCGGCTACCTCGCCTGGGCGGCCTGGACCTCGCAGGCGGTGCTCGATATCAAACCCGAAGACACGTACTTCTGCTCGGCCGACATCGGCTGGATTACCGGCCACTCCTACATCGTCTACGGCCCGCTCGCGCTCGGGACCACGACGATGATGTACGAGGGGACGCCGGACTACCCCGACAAGGACCGCCTCTGGGAGATCGTCGAGGAGTACGAGGCCGACCAGCTGTACACCGCACCGACGGCGATCCGCGCGTTCATGAAGTGGGGTAAGGAGTACCCCGAGAAACACGACCTCTCCAGCCTGCGCCTGCTGGGGACGGTCGGCGAGCCGATCAACCCCCGCGCCTGGAAGTGGTACTACAAGCACATCGGGGGCGAGGAGTGTCCCGTCGTCGACACCTGGTGGCAGACTGAAACCGGCGGCATGATGATAACGACACTCCCCGGCATCAAGGACATGAAACCCGGGTCAGCCGGCCCGCCGCTACCGGGCAACGACGTGCGCATCGTCGACACTGAGGGTGACGAAGTCGAACCCGGCCGCGCCGGCTACCTGACAGTTAACAAGCCGTGGCCCGGGATGCTCCGGACGCTGTACAAGAACGACGAACGGTTCATCAGCGAGTACTGGGCGGAGTACTCTGACACCGACAGCGACGACTCCGACGACTGGGTGTACTTCCCCGAAGACGGCGCGAAAATCGACGAGGACGGCTACATCACCGTACTGGGACGGGTCGACGACGTCATCAACGTCTCCGGTCACCGGCTCGGGACGATGGAAATCGAGAGTGCCATCGTCGGCGTCGAAGGCGTCGCCGAGGCCGCCGTCGTCGGCGGCGACCACGATATCAAGGGCGAAGCGGTGTACGCCTATGTCATCACCGAGGACGGCTACGAAGAGACCGACGAACTCCGCAGTGCGATTATCGACGGTGTCGAAGACGCTATCGGGCCGATAGCTCGGCCGGAAGCAGTCATCTTCACGCCCGAGTTGCCGAAGACCCGCTCCGGGAAGATCATGCGCCGCCTGCTCGAAGACATCGCGAACGGCGAGGAACTGGGCGATACGAGTACGCTGCGAAACCCTGACGTTGTCAGTGATATCGAAACCAAAGTCCAGGGTGACTGA